From Candidatus Pedobacter colombiensis, one genomic window encodes:
- a CDS encoding GNAT family N-acetyltransferase: MKIITTKEFAKATKIDKLGVPGLAALLMEMMKLNDINKVFSQNEHFNGLEFVDKILETIGVSIDFDEDDLKSIPKKGGFIAIANHPYGGIEGLALVKLLCTVRPEAKVMVNFILKKIPNLSEFFVAVNPFENVQHTSSISGLKATFDLLQSGTPIGIFPAGEVSTFSLDKQEITDRIWHPVVGKLIARAKVPVVPIYFHGNNGVLFNILSFIHPTLRTAKLPSEFLNKQGLKIKVRIGKPINIEDISYRNNTNKLLDFLRARTYALGTGLEEEKKLFNPINLFKIKKKPEPVIAETDRNLIVEEIEELEGFRVWQEKNYEVYIAPTVAIPNVLREIGRLREITFREVGEGTNKKIDLDNYDIYYNHLFIWDKELQNIVGAYRIGKGDEILNTMGRRGFYLSELFKIKEPFYPLLRKGIELGRSWIRKEYQQKPLPLFLLWKGILKYLLDNPQYRYMFGPVSISNNFSKFSKSLIVDYITKNHFDYELAHYVKPKNKFKADLSAIDKDLLIESSESLKDLDSLISDIENSHIKIPVLLRQYMNLNAKIICFNIDPKFSDCLDGFLVVDMQNIPAEMLEKVGKNF; this comes from the coding sequence ATGAAGATTATTACTACTAAAGAGTTTGCAAAGGCCACAAAGATAGATAAGTTAGGTGTACCGGGTTTAGCGGCTTTACTTATGGAGATGATGAAACTAAATGACATCAACAAAGTTTTTTCTCAAAATGAACACTTTAACGGTCTCGAATTTGTCGACAAAATACTAGAAACTATAGGCGTAAGTATCGATTTTGATGAAGACGACCTTAAAAGCATACCTAAAAAAGGCGGTTTTATAGCCATAGCCAACCATCCTTATGGTGGTATTGAAGGCCTTGCACTTGTGAAATTGTTATGTACTGTAAGGCCAGAGGCTAAAGTGATGGTTAACTTCATCCTTAAAAAAATCCCTAACCTTAGCGAGTTCTTTGTAGCGGTAAATCCTTTCGAAAACGTTCAACATACCTCCAGCATAAGCGGTCTAAAAGCAACGTTCGACCTTCTGCAAAGTGGAACCCCCATTGGAATCTTCCCTGCCGGTGAGGTTTCTACCTTTAGTTTGGATAAACAAGAAATTACCGACCGCATATGGCACCCTGTAGTGGGTAAATTGATAGCCAGAGCAAAAGTACCAGTTGTACCAATTTATTTCCATGGCAACAATGGGGTATTGTTTAACATTCTAAGTTTTATTCATCCGACACTCAGAACGGCTAAGTTGCCATCAGAATTTCTAAACAAACAAGGTCTTAAAATAAAGGTCAGGATAGGTAAGCCGATCAATATCGAAGATATCTCTTACCGGAATAACACCAATAAACTGCTCGACTTTTTACGTGCCCGCACTTATGCGTTGGGTACCGGACTGGAAGAGGAGAAAAAATTGTTTAACCCGATTAACCTTTTCAAGATAAAGAAAAAGCCGGAGCCTGTTATCGCAGAGACAGACCGTAACTTAATTGTGGAAGAGATTGAGGAACTTGAAGGCTTTAGGGTATGGCAGGAAAAAAATTATGAGGTGTACATTGCACCAACAGTAGCCATCCCAAATGTGCTGAGAGAAATTGGCCGTTTAAGAGAGATCACTTTTAGAGAAGTTGGTGAAGGTACCAACAAAAAGATCGACCTAGATAATTACGACATCTATTACAATCACTTGTTTATATGGGATAAGGAACTACAAAATATCGTGGGTGCCTACCGTATAGGCAAGGGTGACGAGATATTAAATACAATGGGTCGCAGAGGTTTTTACCTTTCGGAACTGTTTAAAATTAAGGAGCCTTTTTACCCTTTGCTTAGAAAAGGTATAGAACTTGGTCGTTCATGGATCAGAAAAGAATATCAACAAAAACCATTGCCTTTATTTTTGTTGTGGAAGGGCATTTTAAAATACTTGTTAGACAATCCACAATACAGATATATGTTTGGGCCGGTAAGCATCAGCAACAACTTCTCTAAGTTTTCAAAATCCTTAATTGTTGATTACATCACCAAAAACCATTTCGATTATGAACTGGCACATTATGTAAAGCCTAAAAACAAGTTTAAGGCAGACCTGTCCGCCATTGATAAAGACCTGTTGATAGAAAGTAGTGAATCCTTAAAAGATCTGGACAGCTTGATTTCGGACATTGAAAATTCACACATTAAGATTCCTGTATTGCTAAGACAATATATGAACCTGAATGCAAAAATCATTTGCTTCAATATAGATCCTAAGTTTTCTGATTGTCTGGATGGCTTTCTAGTGGTTGATATGCAAAATATCCCAGCTGAAATGCTAGAGAAGGTTGGAAAAAATTTTTAA